The nucleotide window GATAGCTCTGGCTGGCTCCACTCTGGTGATATCGGTAGCATGGATGAAGATGGATACGTAATGATCACGGGCCGAATCAAAGACATGATCATTCGCGGTGGAGAGAATATCTACCCGCGAGAAATAGAAGAGTTCCTATACCATCACCCTAAAATTGCTGAAGTACAGGTATTTGGCGTCCCTGATGAAAAATTGGGTGAACAAGTTTGCGCCTGGATCCAAATAAAAGAAGGTGAAACTTGCACTGTGGATGAAGTATTAGCATTTTGTGAAGGTCAAATTACCCATTTTAAGATCCCTCGTTACATTGAATTTGTCGAACAATACCCAATGACGGTTACCGGTAAAATGCAAAAATTCGTGATGCGTGATGAAATGGCACAACGCTTAGCAAATGCCAGTTAATATCGAGTTGTTCAATAACTTAAAGCGGGTTTAAACCGCATTGTTAATTAAAATTGCGGCTTTTGGTCGCAATTTTTTTTACAAGGTGAAAATACACTGGCACAATAGCTTGCGTAAGGTTTGCAAAAGAGCAGTATGTTATGACAACAAACGCCAAGAAAAAAAGAATAAGACAAAAGCCTGAAGAGCGACTTGCCGAAATACTTGATATTTCACACAAAATGTTTGTCGAAAAAGGCTATGAGGCAACATCTATGGCAGATGTGGCCAAGCAAATTGGCATCGTTGAAGGCACCATTTATCGTTACTTCAAAACCAAAAAAGACGTGCTAATAAGTGTCTTAGAGCGTTGGTATAATGATGCATTGGCCGACTATACCCATAACCTTGCAGGCATTACCGGTGTCAAAAACCGCTTGCACTTTATGATCTGGCACCATTTAAACGTATTAAAAGCAGAGCCAGCACTGTGTGACATGATAGTTCAGCACGTGCGGGTTGGTGACGATTACGAAGCAACGAAAATTTTTGAGCTAAATAAAGCCTACTCGAGTAACGTTGATAAAATCATTAAAGAAGGCATCAAAAACAATACCTTTCGCAGTGATGCACCGATTACGTTAATTCGAGACATGATTTATGGTGGCGTTGAATACCATGCTTGGCGTTATGTGACTGGCCGCAGCAATCGCTTGGATGTCGACAGTATTGCCGATCAAATATCCGATGTTGTCTATCGTGCGCTACTAAACAGCGACAATAAAGACTCTGAACAGCCTCGGCAAAACGATAACGGTGCTATTCTGGCAAAATTAGAACAACTTGAGCAAAAACTAGATAAACTCAAGTGAATTAACATATACGGGCAATAAGGCAAATGAATCTCAAGCTTGTCTTATTGCTGCTCTTCAATACAACACTCATCTTCTAAAAACCCAATCACTTTTTGCACCATGTCAAAATTGGCAACGCAATATAACGTGCGCCCTTCTCGTCGTTGCGTTAATAAATCGGCATTCACTAATGCGCTAATATGATGCGACAAAGTAGAACCCGGGATCTCTAAGCGCTGCTGTAACTGGCCTACCGCAATACCGGTGTGACCGGCTCGCACCACACTACGAAATACCGATAAGCGCGTTGCATGCCCTAATTCCTTAAAGGCTTTGGCTGTCGTTTCTATATCCATTCTCGTCTCTTTTGTTAATTATATTTCGATATTACTAGAAATATCTTGATCTTTCCATAAAAGATCTTTATATTTCGACTATTCTAGAAATATAGTTAAAGGTTTATTACCATGTTTACCACTGAAGCGATAATGCAAACGCTCAATATGTTCCTATTTTTAACGGTCGAATTAACCGCCCTATTTCTGCTCATCAGTTACTTGGTTGGTTGGTTGCAATTGAAGATACCGCCAGCAAAGATTGAAAAGATCCTAAGTGACAAAAACGGTCGAGGCTATTGGGTGGCAGGATTACTAGGTGCAATCACGCCATTCTGCTCTTGCTCAACCATTCCATTTTTAAAAGGTTTGTTACGAGCCAAAGCCGGCTTTGGCACCATGATGGTCTTTTTATTTGCCAGTCCATTGCTTAACCCGATCATCATAGGCTTATTTATGGTCACCTTTGGCGTAAAAGTAACCGTATTTTATTTTGTCATGGCCATGGGTATTTCAATGCTCGCTGGTTTTCTTTTGGAAAAAGCTGGATTTGAAAGCGCGGTAAAAGAAAGCGCTTATGAAGAACCAAAACCCGCTGGCTGCGCCACAGGTTGCGGTAAAGATAAAGTGGTTATCAGCCCTTATAAGCAAGTGTGGCAATCGACCATTAAAGACTTTAAAAAAGTCTTACCGTATCTATTATTGGGTATTTCGATTGGTTCGTTAATATATGGCTTTATGCCAACCGAATTAGTTGCCAAATATGCGAGCGATGACAATCCATTTGCCATTGTAGTCGCTGCGGTTATCGGTATTCCGCTGTACATTCGAGCAGAAGCGGTTATTCCATTAAGCGCTGCATTAGCCGCAAAAGGCATGGGAATGGGCGCGATTATGGCGTTAATTATTGGTAGTGCCGGTGCCAGTTTAACCGAGGTCATTTTATTAAAGTCTATTTTTAAAAATAAACTGATCATTGCTTTCTTGACTGTGATTATTGCAATGGCGGTTATCAGTGGCTACCTATATAGCGTGATGTTTTAAAACACATAAAAAAGGCTCTGCATTATCAATGCAGAGCCTTTTGTTTATCGTTTATTCGTCACTGGGTCTAATTACTTCCAAGATTTTTTGTAAACACGGATTAAGTTCTCGCCCATGATTTTACGAATATCTTCGTCTGAGTAACCCATTTTCCAAAGCTCATCAATGACAGGAGCTAAATGCTTAGACATTTCCGCACAACCTTCTGCACCGCGGTTAAACGCCTCTACCA belongs to Thalassotalea sp. HSM 43 and includes:
- a CDS encoding TetR/AcrR family transcriptional regulator, producing the protein MTTNAKKKRIRQKPEERLAEILDISHKMFVEKGYEATSMADVAKQIGIVEGTIYRYFKTKKDVLISVLERWYNDALADYTHNLAGITGVKNRLHFMIWHHLNVLKAEPALCDMIVQHVRVGDDYEATKIFELNKAYSSNVDKIIKEGIKNNTFRSDAPITLIRDMIYGGVEYHAWRYVTGRSNRLDVDSIADQISDVVYRALLNSDNKDSEQPRQNDNGAILAKLEQLEQKLDKLK
- a CDS encoding ArsR/SmtB family transcription factor codes for the protein MDIETTAKAFKELGHATRLSVFRSVVRAGHTGIAVGQLQQRLEIPGSTLSHHISALVNADLLTQRREGRTLYCVANFDMVQKVIGFLEDECCIEEQQ
- a CDS encoding permease; this translates as MFTTEAIMQTLNMFLFLTVELTALFLLISYLVGWLQLKIPPAKIEKILSDKNGRGYWVAGLLGAITPFCSCSTIPFLKGLLRAKAGFGTMMVFLFASPLLNPIIIGLFMVTFGVKVTVFYFVMAMGISMLAGFLLEKAGFESAVKESAYEEPKPAGCATGCGKDKVVISPYKQVWQSTIKDFKKVLPYLLLGISIGSLIYGFMPTELVAKYASDDNPFAIVVAAVIGIPLYIRAEAVIPLSAALAAKGMGMGAIMALIIGSAGASLTEVILLKSIFKNKLIIAFLTVIIAMAVISGYLYSVMF